The Nitrospira sp. genome contains a region encoding:
- a CDS encoding sigma-70 family RNA polymerase sigma factor, translating into MPDRVRPGVAAPGDEDNLIIRLRKGDEGAFDELVDRHHSALIRMAMGYVTDREVAEEVVQDTWMAVIKGLNRFEGRSSLRTWIFGIVIHKAKDRGVREKRHVTFSSFESPDDTSEESIDPSRFQQSGERTGHWAFPPQPWDEQTPEKLLADQQAVTAMNKAIEALPSTLKTVLILRDVEGVEAKEICKVLNITETNLYVRLHRARERVRAAVEQALADNMSV; encoded by the coding sequence ATGCCTGACCGCGTGAGGCCGGGCGTTGCTGCACCCGGAGATGAAGATAACCTGATCATACGGCTGCGAAAAGGTGATGAAGGGGCGTTCGATGAACTGGTCGATAGGCATCATAGCGCGCTCATTCGAATGGCCATGGGCTATGTGACGGATCGCGAAGTAGCGGAGGAAGTCGTTCAAGATACCTGGATGGCCGTCATCAAAGGGTTGAATCGATTTGAAGGGCGCTCATCCCTACGGACCTGGATTTTCGGGATCGTCATTCATAAGGCCAAGGATCGGGGAGTGCGCGAGAAGCGGCACGTCACATTTTCTTCCTTTGAGTCGCCCGACGATACAAGCGAGGAAAGTATCGATCCATCTCGCTTCCAGCAATCCGGCGAACGGACCGGCCACTGGGCTTTTCCCCCTCAGCCTTGGGACGAGCAAACGCCTGAAAAGTTGTTGGCCGACCAACAGGCCGTGACTGCGATGAACAAGGCCATTGAAGCATTGCCCTCGACACTCAAAACAGTCTTGATCCTGCGCGACGTTGAGGGAGTAGAGGCCAAGGAAATCTGCAAAGTCCTCAATATCACGGAAACAAATCTCTATGTCCGGCTGCATCGCGCAAGGGAGCGAGTGAGAGCGGCGGTCGAACAAGCATTAGCCGATAACATGTCGGTCTGA
- a CDS encoding IS1595 family transposase produces the protein MDETYIGGKERGIGPGRPSTLRSKKQPVFGMVQRGGRVVAVTVRNVAAATVMPYITERVLPKSTVYTDEYAVYNDLNKEGFKHRRIRHSEKIYVSGDVHTNTIEGFWSLTKRGIGGVYHAVSKKHLQGYLNEYAWRYNHRDDGRAQFEQLLLGSVGR, from the coding sequence ATGGACGAAACGTACATTGGTGGAAAAGAGCGGGGCATTGGTCCTGGCCGTCCTTCTACGCTTCGCTCCAAGAAACAGCCAGTGTTCGGCATGGTTCAACGTGGCGGCAGAGTGGTTGCCGTCACCGTCCGCAACGTCGCAGCCGCGACCGTCATGCCGTACATCACTGAGCGAGTGTTGCCCAAATCGACGGTCTACACCGATGAATATGCGGTCTACAACGATCTGAATAAAGAAGGCTTTAAGCATCGTCGCATTCGACACTCGGAGAAAATCTATGTGAGCGGGGATGTGCATACCAATACCATCGAAGGGTTTTGGTCGCTCACAAAGCGAGGCATTGGCGGCGTGTATCACGCAGTGTCTAAGAAGCATCTTCAGGGTTACCTAAACGAGTATGCGTGGCGGTACAACCACCGCGACGATGGGAGGGCGCAGTTTGAGCAGTTACTTCTTGGTTCCGTTGGCCGGTAA
- a CDS encoding tyrosine-type recombinase/integrase, which yields MDYVNTMRKAGETRLFFTQKKGKSTFADATGKWYARLLKKVGLKDKSLVLHGLRHRFITRLSDAGVQEKVKMMLAGHAAQGVHGKVYDHRERVPMKLLQEGLEKLRYPDVLKALTNGQREEAA from the coding sequence ATGGACTACGTCAACACGATGAGGAAGGCCGGTGAGACTCGCCTATTTTTTACTCAAAAGAAAGGTAAGAGCACGTTCGCCGATGCTACCGGCAAATGGTACGCACGGCTGCTCAAGAAGGTTGGTCTGAAAGATAAGTCGCTGGTACTACACGGTCTCAGGCATAGGTTCATCACTCGACTCAGCGACGCAGGGGTTCAAGAGAAGGTCAAGATGATGCTGGCCGGACATGCGGCACAGGGAGTTCATGGAAAGGTTTATGACCATAGAGAACGGGTGCCGATGAAACTGCTGCAAGAAGGATTGGAGAAGCTGAGATACCCAGACGTGCTTAAGGCCTTGACAAACGGTCAGAGGGAAGAGGCGGCTTGA
- a CDS encoding FKBP-type peptidyl-prolyl cis-trans isomerase: MRIRTLCLAAGLLVFTAPLLAASQDPVNDDQKTLYALGLAISQSLGTFSLSETELDMVKNGMTDGVLKRPPKADLQTFGPKIQLLQQSRLALVAEGEKKAGAAFSAKAASEKGSTKTESGIVITPIKPGTGASPKATDTVKVHYHGTLTDGTVFDSSVKRGEPATFPLDKVIKCWTEGVQHIKVGGKSRLVCPSNLAYGDSGSPPNIKPGATLVFEVELLEIPSK; encoded by the coding sequence ATGCGAATTCGTACATTGTGCCTTGCCGCCGGGCTTCTTGTCTTCACCGCGCCGCTACTGGCGGCATCGCAAGATCCAGTCAACGATGACCAGAAAACGTTGTATGCCCTTGGGTTGGCCATCAGTCAATCACTGGGAACCTTTTCCTTGAGTGAGACCGAACTCGATATGGTCAAGAATGGCATGACCGACGGCGTGCTGAAGCGTCCTCCGAAGGCCGATCTCCAGACATTCGGGCCAAAAATTCAACTTCTTCAACAGTCTCGACTGGCTCTTGTCGCCGAGGGTGAAAAGAAGGCCGGTGCTGCATTCTCCGCAAAAGCGGCTTCGGAGAAAGGCTCGACCAAGACCGAGTCGGGCATCGTGATTACCCCCATCAAGCCCGGCACCGGCGCATCACCAAAGGCAACGGATACCGTCAAAGTCCACTATCATGGCACCCTGACCGATGGGACCGTATTCGATAGCTCCGTCAAGCGAGGGGAACCTGCGACATTTCCTCTCGACAAGGTCATCAAGTGTTGGACGGAAGGTGTGCAGCACATCAAGGTCGGAGGGAAAAGCAGGCTGGTTTGCCCGTCCAATCTGGCCTATGGAGACAGCGGATCACCGCCGAACATCAAACCCGGCGCGACCTTGGTATTCGAGGTGGAATTACTCGAAATCCCCAGCAAGTAA
- a CDS encoding type II toxin-antitoxin system RelE/ParE family toxin, producing MAYEVELTPAAQRQWKSFDKPIQRQLLQRVTSLADNPRPNGVEKLQDADDLYRIRSGNYRIIYTINDKKLLVLIVKIGDRKEVYKR from the coding sequence GTGGCATACGAGGTTGAACTTACCCCCGCCGCTCAGCGTCAATGGAAGTCGTTCGACAAGCCGATTCAACGCCAACTTCTTCAGCGTGTAACAAGCCTCGCAGACAATCCTCGACCGAATGGTGTGGAGAAACTGCAGGACGCGGATGACCTCTATCGGATTCGATCAGGTAACTACCGCATCATCTACACGATCAACGATAAGAAACTGCTCGTCTTGATCGTGAAGATCGGAGACCGGAAAGAGGTCTATAAGCGGTGA
- a CDS encoding HNH endonuclease — protein MNEESFTNFERFFQDFVKADLQNAQRHREESDFQAASLIKQIRIRYGPMVHVEINILVPLCVGCKHSECRYFETTLPKPNVFSDSWKQDYHTIGISRKKVKEASRGLHSGGWKGPACDRCGSIIELDVKGGEGFYTRTSSVSDFYSLNRGNGRKPPEWMRKIVLSAYDGKCSGCRRTMRPDQITVDHIVPVSEGGETEMENLQPMCISCNQKKGNVAVKRVGHPSLYFPLLTPSDKLLD, from the coding sequence ATGAATGAAGAGTCTTTCACAAACTTTGAGAGATTTTTTCAAGACTTCGTGAAAGCGGATTTACAAAACGCTCAGCGCCATAGAGAGGAATCAGATTTTCAGGCCGCCTCGCTAATCAAACAAATAAGAATCCGATATGGACCGATGGTCCACGTTGAAATCAATATTCTTGTTCCGCTGTGTGTGGGATGCAAGCATAGTGAATGCCGATACTTTGAGACCACCCTTCCTAAGCCAAATGTGTTCTCAGACAGCTGGAAGCAAGACTATCATACGATTGGTATATCGAGGAAGAAGGTGAAAGAGGCTTCTCGGGGATTACACAGTGGAGGTTGGAAAGGACCTGCATGTGACCGATGCGGAAGTATAATTGAACTCGATGTTAAAGGTGGTGAAGGTTTCTATACGAGAACCAGTTCCGTCTCCGATTTCTACAGCCTTAATAGAGGAAATGGAAGAAAACCACCCGAATGGATGAGGAAGATTGTTCTCAGCGCTTACGACGGGAAGTGTTCGGGCTGCAGAAGAACCATGCGGCCCGATCAGATTACCGTCGATCATATTGTTCCTGTTTCAGAAGGCGGGGAAACGGAGATGGAGAACCTTCAACCTATGTGCATTTCCTGTAATCAGAAAAAAGGCAATGTAGCGGTGAAGCGCGTTGGTCATCCTTCTTTGTACTTCCCTCTTCTCACTCCCTCCGACAAGCTCCTTGATTGA
- a CDS encoding sigma 54-interacting transcriptional regulator has product MPDHVRATSILAIFAVRAAAEFERLRYEQTLRKSDLTLRKIDEGTAAATGADFFPSLVKNLAEALQMKYAFVSKFVEGTRTRVRTLAFWKGDGFLDNFEYDLPHTPCERVLAGEVCLFPEKVQDLFPEHREDLAKLGVESYLAIPVVDRAGGVMGHLAVMDTNPMRDDPRVLSVFKIFGVRAGAELERERMAAQLKDNEERLRDLFDEAPIAYVNEGLDSKFIRANKTALRTLGITPDQVEGTYGSTFIPDTPDAQRRLKDAFESIGKGIDTSGVVLELRRKDNGRPLWIRWWSRPDPTGTYTRTMFIDITEQVLMEQEKARLEAANVYLQEEIKGSHNFEELIGSSTSLKKVLKGAERVAPTDSTVLITGETGTGKELIARAIHNLSPRKDRPLVKVNCAAIPGGLIESELFGHEKGAFTGALTRKMGRFEVADRGTIFLDEIGELPLDLQPKLLRVLQEGEFERVGGTQTFKVNVRVIAATNRNLEQLSKSGHYRLDLYYRLNVFPIHIPSLHEREGDIPLLAQYFVRKHASRLGKKITHIPERMMTALQRYRWPGNIRELEHVIERAVILSEGSELEPIDWLSPVGGKASGNGQALTLEEIERQHIVEILEQTGWRVSGLKGAAAILGLKPTTLEARMKKLGINRPA; this is encoded by the coding sequence ATGCCGGATCACGTGCGCGCCACTTCGATCCTGGCCATCTTCGCTGTTCGCGCCGCGGCGGAATTTGAACGGTTGCGTTATGAACAGACCTTGAGGAAGAGTGATCTCACGCTTCGCAAGATTGACGAAGGAACCGCGGCAGCTACCGGAGCCGACTTTTTCCCGTCGCTGGTGAAAAATCTGGCCGAAGCGCTGCAGATGAAATACGCCTTCGTATCAAAGTTCGTTGAGGGGACCCGCACGCGCGTCAGAACCTTGGCGTTCTGGAAAGGGGACGGGTTTCTCGATAATTTCGAGTACGACCTGCCCCACACGCCTTGTGAACGGGTGCTGGCCGGTGAGGTCTGTTTGTTTCCCGAGAAGGTTCAAGACCTGTTTCCGGAACACCGGGAAGACTTGGCGAAACTGGGCGTGGAGAGCTACCTGGCGATACCTGTCGTAGATCGCGCAGGGGGAGTGATGGGACATCTGGCGGTGATGGACACCAATCCGATGCGTGACGATCCACGGGTCCTCTCGGTCTTCAAGATTTTCGGCGTTCGGGCCGGCGCCGAACTCGAGCGAGAGCGAATGGCGGCCCAACTGAAAGACAATGAGGAACGACTGCGCGATCTCTTCGACGAGGCGCCCATTGCCTATGTCAACGAAGGCTTGGATTCTAAGTTCATTCGCGCGAACAAAACGGCCTTGAGAACGCTGGGGATCACACCGGATCAGGTTGAAGGTACCTACGGCTCGACCTTCATCCCTGACACACCGGATGCGCAGCGCCGTTTGAAAGATGCCTTCGAATCCATTGGAAAGGGCATCGACACGAGCGGTGTCGTGCTCGAACTGCGCCGGAAGGATAACGGTCGGCCTCTGTGGATCAGATGGTGGTCGAGGCCGGACCCTACCGGCACCTATACTCGCACCATGTTCATCGATATCACCGAACAAGTTCTGATGGAACAGGAGAAAGCGCGGCTCGAGGCGGCCAATGTGTACTTGCAAGAAGAGATCAAGGGGAGCCATAACTTCGAAGAGTTGATCGGCTCATCGACTTCACTGAAGAAAGTCCTCAAAGGCGCCGAGCGGGTTGCGCCGACTGATTCCACCGTGCTGATCACCGGCGAAACCGGCACCGGCAAGGAACTGATCGCCCGGGCCATCCATAACTTGAGCCCGCGGAAGGACCGGCCTTTAGTCAAGGTCAATTGTGCGGCTATCCCCGGTGGATTGATTGAAAGCGAGCTGTTCGGTCATGAGAAAGGAGCCTTTACCGGAGCGTTGACCAGGAAGATGGGCCGTTTCGAAGTGGCCGATAGGGGAACGATCTTTCTCGATGAAATCGGTGAACTCCCGCTCGACCTGCAACCCAAGTTGTTGCGTGTCTTGCAGGAGGGTGAGTTCGAGCGAGTCGGGGGAACACAGACCTTTAAAGTAAACGTGCGTGTGATCGCCGCCACGAATCGAAACCTTGAGCAACTCTCGAAATCGGGTCATTACCGGCTCGACCTCTACTATCGCCTGAACGTGTTCCCGATTCATATCCCCTCCTTGCACGAGCGAGAGGGAGATATTCCGTTGCTGGCCCAGTATTTTGTGCGAAAACATGCGAGCCGCCTCGGAAAGAAAATTACCCATATCCCGGAGCGAATGATGACGGCATTGCAACGCTACCGGTGGCCGGGAAACATCCGCGAACTGGAGCATGTCATCGAGCGAGCGGTCATTCTGAGCGAAGGCTCGGAACTGGAACCGATCGACTGGCTTTCACCTGTGGGTGGAAAGGCATCCGGCAACGGGCAAGCACTCACGCTCGAAGAAATCGAACGACAGCATATCGTCGAGATTCTGGAACAAACCGGTTGGCGCGTGAGCGGCCTTAAGGGCGCGGCGGCAATTCTTGGATTGAAACCCACTACGCTCGAAGCCCGCATGAAGAAGTTGGGGATCAACCGTCCTGCATGA
- a CDS encoding MBL fold metallo-hydrolase, protein MGTNESYLVTALLDVNDVQDVDDRAEARTYLISDRRSGMAAIVDSVLENIERDCKVIRDLGLTLRFALETHIHADHITGASLLKARTGAQIVYGSGAKGVVMGADRFLFDGETLSIGETRIQGLATPGHTDSCISYVLSGAVFTGDSLFIGSNGRTDLQGGSAEKLFDSVRRHLFALPDDTIVYPGHDYNGRVSSTIGEEKRCNQRLNVSISKAAFIDTMNARNVPPPAKMSIAIPANMRAGNI, encoded by the coding sequence ATGGGGACGAATGAGTCATATCTCGTCACGGCTTTATTGGACGTGAACGATGTACAAGACGTCGACGATCGAGCAGAAGCACGTACCTACCTCATATCCGACCGTAGGTCCGGCATGGCTGCCATTGTTGACTCCGTCCTAGAGAACATCGAACGTGATTGCAAGGTCATTCGAGATCTCGGTCTTACCTTACGCTTCGCTCTCGAAACACATATCCATGCAGATCACATTACGGGCGCTTCGCTGCTCAAAGCTCGGACCGGTGCACAGATTGTCTATGGAAGCGGTGCAAAGGGTGTGGTGATGGGTGCGGACCGTTTTCTCTTCGACGGCGAGACATTGTCGATCGGCGAGACGCGCATCCAAGGGCTCGCCACACCGGGGCACACCGATAGCTGCATCAGTTATGTGTTATCCGGCGCAGTGTTCACAGGAGATTCCTTATTTATCGGGAGCAACGGCCGCACGGACCTGCAAGGCGGCTCGGCGGAGAAGCTGTTCGATTCCGTACGCCGACATCTCTTTGCTCTTCCGGACGACACCATCGTCTATCCCGGGCATGACTATAACGGTCGGGTGTCCTCAACCATCGGTGAAGAAAAGCGATGCAACCAACGACTGAACGTGTCGATCTCGAAAGCCGCATTTATCGACACGATGAATGCCAGGAACGTGCCGCCCCCCGCAAAAATGAGCATCGCAATCCCGGCCAACATGCGGGCCGGTAATATCTGA
- a CDS encoding type II toxin-antitoxin system Phd/YefM family antitoxin — MQPALTVSEARRDFADAVNRVAYKKERVLVERHGKVVMGMVPVEDLELLRDLEDRIDLADARAALAEAKKKGTKSLAVFAKELGL; from the coding sequence ATGCAACCAGCCCTTACTGTGAGTGAAGCAAGAAGAGACTTTGCCGATGCAGTCAACCGAGTAGCCTATAAAAAAGAACGTGTCCTTGTTGAACGTCATGGCAAGGTGGTTATGGGAATGGTCCCTGTTGAAGATCTTGAGCTATTGCGTGACCTGGAGGACCGTATTGACTTGGCGGACGCCCGTGCAGCTCTTGCCGAGGCAAAGAAGAAGGGCACCAAATCCCTTGCTGTTTTTGCCAAGGAACTTGGTTTATAA
- a CDS encoding NAD(P)/FAD-dependent oxidoreductase: protein MARKQVVIIGGGFGGLTAARSMRHADVILIDRTNHHLFQPLLYQVATAALSPGDIAWPLRTVFRSQPNVRVVMDEVLSIDRAARLVYLRESPPIAFDVLVVAPGSRHAYFGHDEWEAFAPGLKTMTDAVQLREKMLLAFEEAERRRAATDKQDRITFVIIGGGPTGVELAGALAEIGRKSMGPDFPTLRLDDLSVMLVEGGSRILPGFDAALSAKAAKALERMGVTIKLNSPVSAIRAEGVTINNEWVPSTNIIWAAGNRASPLLQTLAVPQDAPGRVKVRPDLTISEDPWIFVIGDAAHCVGADGKPLPGLAPVAMQQGSYVADLIDRDVALEQRPPFIYADRGMLATIGRAQAVAQIGPIRASGLLAWLLWCIVHIFFLIGFRNRIRVMLEWVWYYLTFKPGARLLFDRPKASHIPPQKDHSNRSAD from the coding sequence ATGGCTCGCAAGCAAGTCGTCATCATTGGAGGCGGTTTTGGAGGTCTGACGGCGGCCCGCTCCATGCGTCATGCCGATGTGATACTTATTGACCGCACGAATCACCACCTATTCCAACCGCTGCTCTACCAAGTCGCCACCGCCGCATTATCTCCCGGCGATATCGCGTGGCCGTTGCGGACGGTCTTTCGGTCCCAGCCGAACGTCCGTGTGGTGATGGACGAAGTGCTGTCGATCGATCGAGCGGCTCGGCTGGTTTACCTGCGGGAAAGCCCGCCGATCGCGTTTGACGTCCTCGTCGTCGCTCCTGGGTCACGACATGCCTACTTTGGGCACGATGAGTGGGAGGCCTTTGCGCCTGGACTCAAGACAATGACCGATGCCGTCCAGCTGCGTGAGAAGATGTTGCTTGCGTTTGAGGAGGCTGAACGACGAAGAGCGGCAACGGACAAGCAGGATCGAATAACCTTCGTGATCATCGGAGGAGGTCCGACAGGAGTGGAGTTGGCCGGGGCGCTGGCCGAGATCGGGCGAAAATCCATGGGGCCCGACTTTCCGACCTTGCGGCTCGATGACCTTTCGGTCATGCTGGTGGAAGGCGGCTCCCGCATTCTTCCCGGCTTCGACGCCGCACTCTCGGCAAAAGCCGCAAAGGCGCTCGAACGTATGGGAGTGACGATCAAGCTGAACAGCCCTGTGAGCGCGATTCGTGCCGAAGGCGTGACAATCAACAACGAATGGGTACCTTCGACGAACATTATCTGGGCGGCAGGCAATCGGGCTTCGCCTCTTCTACAGACGCTCGCAGTCCCTCAGGACGCTCCCGGTCGGGTCAAGGTCAGGCCGGATCTGACGATCTCCGAAGATCCCTGGATCTTCGTCATCGGTGATGCCGCACATTGTGTGGGTGCTGATGGGAAACCATTGCCGGGTCTGGCACCCGTCGCCATGCAACAGGGGAGCTATGTTGCCGACCTCATCGATCGGGACGTCGCTCTGGAGCAACGGCCACCCTTTATCTATGCAGACCGTGGCATGCTGGCCACAATCGGGCGCGCACAAGCCGTCGCGCAAATCGGTCCTATCCGTGCCTCAGGGCTCCTTGCCTGGTTACTGTGGTGCATCGTCCACATTTTTTTCCTAATTGGCTTTCGGAATCGAATACGGGTGATGTTGGAATGGGTCTGGTATTACCTGACCTTCAAACCAGGGGCGAGGTTGCTGTTTGACCGGCCTAAGGCTTCCCATATCCCACCCCAGAAAGACCATTCCAATCGCTCAGCCGATTGA
- a CDS encoding NAD(P)/FAD-dependent oxidoreductase codes for MTRKRVVIIGGGFGGMTAARFLRDVDVVLIDRTNHHVFQPLLYQVATAALSPSDIAWPLRTLFRSLPNVRVVMDNVVAIDRTARTVRLRESAPIAFDALIVAPGSRHAYFGHDEWEALAPGLKTMADAVHLRERMLLAFEEAERQRAETGAQNRLTFVIVGGGPTGVELAGSLIEIGRKAMGPDYPHLRLEDLSIILVEAGPRILPGFDAKLSAKALGVLEQMGVTVMLNNPVSAVCSDGVMVGTEWVPSANVIWAAGNKASPLLNTLGVPQDSCGRVKVRADLTIPDDPWIFVIGDAAHCVGRDGKPLPGIAPVAMSEGQYVSGLINEEVQPDQRSPFAYVDRGMLATIGRAQAVAQIGPVRASGLVAWTLWCVVHIFFLIGFRNRVRVMSEWTWYYLTFKPGAKLLFGRQEEPQDISTRTEEARPRAKAA; via the coding sequence ATGACTCGAAAGCGCGTCGTCATCATCGGGGGCGGGTTTGGCGGCATGACGGCCGCACGGTTCCTACGCGACGTCGACGTCGTCCTGATCGACCGAACGAATCACCACGTCTTTCAACCGCTGCTCTATCAAGTGGCCACCGCCGCCCTGTCTCCAAGCGACATCGCCTGGCCGTTGCGCACACTCTTTCGTTCACTGCCCAACGTCCGCGTGGTCATGGACAATGTGGTGGCTATCGATCGAACGGCTCGAACGGTCCGTCTCCGGGAAAGCGCGCCGATTGCCTTTGACGCGTTGATCGTCGCTCCTGGATCGCGTCACGCCTATTTCGGGCACGATGAATGGGAAGCGTTGGCTCCTGGACTCAAGACCATGGCTGATGCCGTCCATTTGCGCGAGCGGATGTTACTCGCATTTGAAGAGGCGGAACGGCAACGGGCCGAGACCGGGGCACAGAATCGCCTCACATTCGTCATCGTTGGAGGAGGGCCGACAGGAGTCGAGTTGGCCGGCTCGCTCATTGAGATCGGGAGAAAAGCGATGGGTCCGGATTATCCTCACTTACGCCTTGAGGATCTCTCGATCATCCTGGTAGAAGCCGGCCCGCGCATTCTGCCGGGATTCGATGCCAAGCTGTCGGCAAAAGCCCTTGGTGTGCTCGAACAGATGGGTGTGACAGTCATGCTGAACAACCCGGTGAGCGCAGTCTGCTCCGACGGGGTGATGGTCGGCACCGAATGGGTCCCCTCCGCCAATGTCATCTGGGCAGCGGGAAATAAAGCATCACCTCTTCTGAACACCCTGGGAGTCCCTCAAGATTCATGCGGTCGAGTCAAGGTCCGAGCGGATTTGACGATCCCGGATGATCCCTGGATCTTCGTCATCGGTGACGCCGCCCATTGCGTTGGCCGCGACGGGAAACCTTTACCGGGAATTGCTCCAGTCGCCATGAGTGAGGGGCAGTATGTCTCTGGATTAATCAATGAGGAGGTTCAGCCCGACCAACGTTCGCCTTTTGCTTATGTAGACCGCGGTATGTTGGCCACGATCGGCCGAGCCCAAGCCGTCGCCCAGATCGGGCCGGTCCGTGCATCAGGACTCGTAGCCTGGACACTCTGGTGCGTGGTCCACATTTTCTTCCTTATTGGATTCAGGAACAGAGTACGAGTGATGTCTGAATGGACCTGGTACTATCTCACCTTCAAACCAGGCGCAAAGCTGCTTTTTGGGCGGCAGGAAGAACCTCAAGATATATCAACGCGGACAGAGGAGGCACGTCCAAGGGCCAAAGCCGCATGA
- a CDS encoding DUF4238 domain-containing protein, which yields MSDRKQSNKSQHQVPRFYLEYFTSPAGQVWNYDKQTGRAWSASAENTACENYLYSITADDGRRIHDIDDAITDIEDAAAPLFNPLVMGEELSDEQRYDVANFLALMCVRTNFFRRIFAEVHGNARMLRDYLIASDDEAFEAQMEGFQAARGKISDEQKQNLRARMLDPSESVLQVSHEYTLKALECHERLVPIFYSMKWSILSAPDGVFFITCDNPLLQFVPPEYHHSFNGTGGFFNQHSEAIFTLSPTHCWVGHWCDNVPRYDEATVERVEFTNELVAGAAERFLYSHAESEPVLALAKLHADSQRTIRMGGPGPEKKAEIKVVRHQ from the coding sequence GTGAGTGATCGGAAGCAATCCAATAAGAGCCAGCATCAAGTTCCAAGGTTTTACCTTGAATACTTTACTTCACCCGCAGGGCAAGTCTGGAATTACGATAAGCAGACTGGTCGGGCTTGGTCCGCATCTGCTGAAAATACTGCTTGTGAAAACTATCTTTACAGCATCACTGCTGATGATGGTCGCCGAATCCACGATATTGATGATGCGATCACTGACATTGAAGATGCGGCTGCTCCCCTATTTAATCCTCTTGTTATGGGAGAGGAATTGTCCGATGAGCAACGATATGATGTCGCCAATTTCCTTGCACTAATGTGTGTAAGGACTAATTTTTTCCGTCGGATCTTCGCCGAGGTTCACGGCAACGCACGCATGCTACGAGATTATCTTATCGCTTCCGATGATGAAGCTTTTGAAGCCCAAATGGAGGGTTTCCAAGCAGCTAGGGGAAAGATTTCGGACGAGCAAAAACAAAACCTTCGCGCTCGCATGTTAGATCCATCAGAGTCTGTGCTTCAGGTTTCTCATGAATACACCTTGAAAGCCCTGGAATGTCATGAAAGGCTAGTTCCCATCTTTTACTCGATGAAATGGTCTATCCTGAGCGCACCTGATGGAGTGTTTTTCATTACTTGTGATAATCCACTTCTTCAATTCGTACCGCCTGAATATCACCATTCCTTCAATGGCACTGGTGGGTTTTTTAACCAGCATTCCGAGGCAATATTTACACTTTCACCTACTCACTGTTGGGTGGGACATTGGTGTGATAACGTACCTAGATACGATGAAGCTACTGTTGAACGGGTTGAGTTCACCAATGAGCTAGTAGCGGGGGCAGCAGAGAGGTTTTTGTATAGCCATGCTGAAAGCGAGCCTGTATTAGCGCTCGCGAAACTACATGCTGATAGCCAGCGGACGATTCGGATGGGAGGCCCTGGTCCTGAAAAGAAAGCAGAGATAAAGGTGGTCAGACACCAGTGA